The genomic stretch GTAGGTAGACGTGTTTTATTGTAGTGCTATTTTAACCTCCTTCCCATTCAGCACCTTGAGCCTTTTTTTATTGAGCATTACCattcagctttttttttttttgaacaggataCCATTCAGCTTGAATGAGCTCCTCCAAGTGAGAGGGGGGACCTGGGCCCGCCTACGATTTGGTTCATTCTTCATTACTTTTGCTGGGCTCGCCAAAAAGGCTATATTTTCAAGAAAAATAAGGGCTTTTGTATAGCCTGGGCCGCTCAGAATTCCTGTTGCAGCTTCGCCCTGTTGGGCCGAGCGCCGTTTAGATTTGTGGTAGCTGgttcaacaaaaaaaaagctGGTTCAACAACTTTGGAAGTTCTAGTTTTCAGTAGCGTGGTGTAGTTTACTTTCTGTAGGAGACTGATGGCTTCGTTTGAATGCAAATAGGAACCTCAGAGAGATGCCTGACAAACGAAAAATCACTCAGCAAGCTTACTCGATCATTCTCGAGTGTTTGATGGTTTCCTTATGCACGAAGCTCACAACGATCTATATTGATGCAAACATGACTGACAAGAAAAGCAACACCGATGGCGTGAGAAATAGCTGTCCCTCCTTTCCTGCCTCGATTGAGTTGCTAATCTGTAACCGTAGATCTAACGCATCCGGACTAACGCACATTACTTTTATATAAATCTACTCCAATACCAAGGTTTTACACGGCGTTACAGTACACTTAGTCGGCAGATCAGAATCTTCAAACTAGAAATCCCAAACTTAATTTCTTTTGTTTTACTTAGCAAGTCATTCAACCAACCAGAAGCTCTCCTTTTTATACAGTACGTACTACTGCTCGAGCAGCGCAGGATAATACGAAACTGCATATTCATTTTCTTGTTGCAAGAGTGAAAAAGCCATAGAAGTACGTAGCTAGAGCCTAGAAGCACTAACCAATGGCTTCTGAGGAGATCGTACAAGAGGAGCAGCAGCAACTGAATGGGGACGAGTTCGCCGCCAGGGACTACGCTGACCCGGTGCCGCAGCCGGTGCTGGGCACGTCGGAGCTGCAGAGGTGGTCGCTGTACCGCGCGGCGATCGCCGAGTTCGTAGCGACGCTGCTGTTCCTCTACCTGACGGTGGCCACCGTGATCGGGCACAAGCGCCTGTCTGAAGACGACGCCTGCGGTGGCGTCGGCCTCCTCGGCATCGCCTGGGCCGCCGGCGGCACGATCTTCCTGCTCGTCTACTGCACTGCCGGCATCTCTGGTGCGTGCTATACAACTCGTGCAAAGTCTGGGACCAACCGAGTGTTGTGTCATGTTTGGGCAAACTTTGTGTAGCGTGCCACCGTGTGTATCAGGTGGACACATCAACCCGGCGGTGACGTTCGGGCTGCTCCTGGCGCGGAAGGTATCCCTGCTCCGCGCGGCGCTCTACATGGCCGCGCAGTGCCTCGGCGCCGCCTGCGGCGCCGGCATCGTCAGGGCGCTCAACTCGGCCCACTTCGTgcagcacggcggcggcgcgaacgTCGTAGACGCTGGCTACTCCAAGGGCGCCGGGCTGGGAGCCGAGGTCGTCGGCACGTTCGTGCTCGTGTACACCGTCCTCTCCGCCACCGACGCCAAGCGCAGCGCGCGCGACAGTCACATCCCAGTAGGCATTTCAACTAGGGCTCGTAGTCTCGTACCTGCATCGAGCTGATTAACGTGTGGTTTGTAATTGAAGAGGGGGCGAGTTGATGCTAAGAACTATATGGATGATTGTTTGTCAGGTGCTGGCTCCCTTGCCGATTGGCTTTGTGGTGTTCGTGGTGCACCTGGCCACCATTCCAATCACCGGCACCGGCATCAACCCGGCAAGGAGCTTCGGCGCCGCCGTCGTGTACAACCAGAGAAATGCCTGGGCTGATCAGGTACGACTTTACCAGCTGTGAGCACCATATAACATTTGACTCAAAAAATATTAAGCATTGAGTCGCGTGCATAGGCTTACAAGAATCGCATCAAATTTTTGTTGGAACACTGGATTCTATTTGAGCGATTTTGATTTCTATATACACAAGAGCTGTACACAAACTTGATTAATTCATACATCGCCATGCGTTGTTAGCATCTGAAGTACGGAGTACTAAATTCCATTGCAATCATCTTTTCTGCAGTGGATATTCTGGGTGGGACCACTCATCGGGGCAGCCATCGCCACGCTCTACCACGAGCACGTATTGAGGGCGAGTGCTCTCAAGGCACGAGGCTCTTTCAAGGACAGAGTGTGAGTTCTTGGATCCAGCAACGATCAGCCATGCCTGGATAACTGGATTCAAGTGCACCGAGAAACAATGGGCTCACGAAGGATGATCATGTCCACCTCCTCAAAAGATGGACAAGGCAACCCTTTTCTTCATTCCTTTTTGTATTGGACCATGTACTGTTGCATACTTGCATTGATCTTGTTTCTCTAGGTTTATATATGATGGTTTTCACCGagttaaccccccccccccccccaagcaaAAGGGAAACTCTGCAAGCCCATGCCAGAAAAGGAACGGAAACTCTACAAGTAGAAACAGCAAAGCAAAGAACAGGGGAATCATCCCAAAGGCCAAAGCATTCTGCTAAGATGTCTACAAGCACTAGGTGCTTAGGACAACTCTAACGTGTGCCGACTTATTTTGGATACGACATCTGTCTATTTCAATCTGTTTGGGTGACGCCACTGACACACATTTGGCCTATGTCCCTGGACTGGCCATGGCACCTAACGCTTGGTCCGTCCTTTCCGGTTATCATCATTTTAGCCATTTCTTCAAATTAAAGCAAATAAATATAGAAAATAATAGCAAAGAAAATACCACTACTTGGCAATTCAATTAATCCACACTAGCATACACTATAGTACTAAAAGAATCGCTTGACGGCATGGCGCCAGCACTTGGAATAGCCTCATAGTTCATGAAATACGCACAGTATCACGTGGAAAGATGGAGTGATCACTAAACTCAATCGtggtctttttcttcttctcggaccACCTTTCTTGTTAGGCCCATTATGCTCATGCCAGCCATCATGCTCCCGTTCTCCCCTGTGAGTAGTAGGAAATTTACTTCCTTTGCTCAAGCTCTACTTTCTTCGCTCTCGGTCGGACATTTCTCTCATCAATGTCGagctttttttttgcatttcaaGGAATTTCTTCATTTGTTTCTCTTTCTCGCAACGAGTTTCTCTCTTTGCTCTTCTTAGTTGACATCTCCTTAATGGCCATCAAGCCCTTCAGTGTCTCTTGCAATGCGAGGTCGAAGCCTCACGCTATGCATCTAGCTTGGAGTTGGTCCTTCCCTTGGCCTCTTCTCACTTTTGGTgccattgaaagatcgagatgtcgcctagagggggggggtgaataggcaattacaaactctttcggatttgtcttgtaagaatgcggaattaaactatcgtttagtttacaagcacaaaccctaaatatgctaagctcaactaagtgtaacaatagcaactagagctaagcaagataggcacaacatatatgtagcacaagtgatagcaagatatatgtacttcaagcacgatggctatcacaaggaaagagagcttgggtatagaaataaccgaggcacgcggagacgaggatgtattcccgtgttcccttgctttgcaacaaggtacgtcacgtttggaggagtggaggtcccacgaaggattccccgcgcaacgaaggctcaccctattctccgaaccacacccacgaaggataatggccctttccttatggttagcttttcctccgctccggagatggcaagctctacaaccacttcacaagctccacgaaggagaagcccgggcctcttcacaatcttcttgaagagatcaccggagcaccaaccgccaagccaactaggaggtctccctccaagagtaacaagctcacggtctctcactcgaacaaatcatggtggagagctcaacactatgcaatgatgcaaagcaagaacaccgagaggtgttcaagtccttcacactcaaatcccaccaaagcaacgaatgctaggatgagattggagagaaagaacaagggggaaagtcaactaaagactccaagatctagatcccaagagattccctcacttagagaagaattggtttggtggaagtgtagatctagatctcctctctcaaatcctcaaatatgagcaagaatcatggggggaacaagagagagagcaacttcttcaaatgcaacaatggaggtgagagaatagggaAGAAGTACttgggctcaaggtggaagaaaggtatttatagcccaagtggaaaaataactgttggggaaaaagacagaaaaacgggcagaaaaaaaagctccaaaaagtggcccagccggctgcccagccggtcgaccggcccaggcgctgaggaggccggtggcccagccggtccgaccggcccagcagccgggcgggGCCTGTGCTGCTCTGGACGGCGGATAGGCAAGGCAGCGCCTGGGGAGGTGGGCCGCCGGGGCGCCAAAGGCCCAGCCGGGGCGCGCGGGGCGAGCGGCCCGGCAGGGGGGCGCGGCGGGCGG from Lolium rigidum isolate FL_2022 chromosome 4, APGP_CSIRO_Lrig_0.1, whole genome shotgun sequence encodes the following:
- the LOC124647490 gene encoding aquaporin PIP2-2-like translates to MASEEIVQEEQQQLNGDEFAARDYADPVPQPVLGTSELQRWSLYRAAIAEFVATLLFLYLTVATVIGHKRLSEDDACGGVGLLGIAWAAGGTIFLLVYCTAGISGGHINPAVTFGLLLARKVSLLRAALYMAAQCLGAACGAGIVRALNSAHFVQHGGGANVVDAGYSKGAGLGAEVVGTFVLVYTVLSATDAKRSARDSHIPVLAPLPIGFVVFVVHLATIPITGTGINPARSFGAAVVYNQRNAWADQWIFWVGPLIGAAIATLYHEHVLRASALKARGSFKDRV